DNA sequence from the Glycine soja cultivar W05 chromosome 18, ASM419377v2, whole genome shotgun sequence genome:
TGTACttagttaattattatattcCGTGCTGGATCTTAAGATTTGCTTTTGATCCACTAGCCCCATTCTCATTGGAAAGGTAATGAAGCTGTGAGACATGGAATTAATATATAGCTGACATCACAATAAAGAACACTGAGGAATTGATTTCAAAGTTCTCAATGATAATACTACCTATTTAAGATGGCCCCTTATAACATGATATAAATGGAGCATTATATGTTATAGAAATCGCAGATATAAGTAGGATCGTGTCGAAGAAGTTAATTAAAGTGAAATCATGGTAGCTATGAAGGGTTCACTTGCAACGCAGAAAGAGTGGAGGAAAGGCCCTTGGATTGGTGAAGAGGATAAGTTGCTATGTGAGTATGTTAGCTTGCATGGAGAAGGTAGGTGGAGTTCGGTGGCAAAGCTTACAGGTATATATAACTTACACTTTGATTCCCATATGTTATGAATTGTTTATGAATTGCACCGTACCACTCCTACATTATTAGGGTGTGCACGATAGAAGTGAAATTTGGGAATGtgaaaaacaaggagaaaagtgaaaaatggagagaaatatacatagacaaaaaaaagattgaaattaGTCCACTTTTTTGTATGCATGCATATATTTGTTTGCCCTTTTCGCAAACGTATTACATATATAGGTATATTATTTTACCCTAAAGTGAATGGTAAAATTTTACTCCTTTGCAATTTAGTTCAATCACTTGATTATAAGATCAGTGTGAATGAAATGTGACTATATAGGTGTGAAATTTTCCCTAGTTATTTTTGTGTGACTTATATGACACACACTTTTGattgaaaattaagaaatttctACATATTTCCCTAGCTTCAACCTTCTTATTACACAGTGTTCTACCTTGTTAATTCTCCTTTAATTGAATTTCAGGATTAAACAGGAGCGGCAAAAGCTGCAGGTTAAGATGGGTAAATTATTTGAGACCCGGCCTCAAGAAAGCTCAATTAACACCTCGGGAAGAAGAGATGATTATTGAACTGCATGCAATCTTGGGTAacaagtaattaatatatagaCATCATATtctcctttccctcttttttcttaatttctaaaacttaattattattattttaacggGAATTACAAATACATGCAGGTGGTCTACAATCGCAAAGTACTTGCCAGGTAGAACTGATAACGAAATTAAGAACTACTGGAGAACCCACTCTGGGAAGAGGGagagatccaaacacaacaagaAGCTACAAAGGCCAAAAGTGAAAAACGTGCTTAAacaattgaaacaaaaacaacaacatgAGCAACAACCTCAAGAATATGATATCAAAAGCAGCATGTCTCATGAAGAGACCGAAAACGAAACAAAATCCTTCCACACACAAAATAATAATCAGCAAGAAATCTTAGAAATGGGCTTCATGTATCCAACAACAATAGAGCACCAATATACCGTTCCTTCCATGCATGACGGATTCTCGTCCACGTGGCAAGACACTCTAGCGGATGATGGCTCATGGTTTAGTTTATGGGACTTTGATGAACCACAAGGTTTTTCTGATTATGTTGACCAGTTTGGCAAATGTGCCATGCCAAATCAAACTTCCTTTGGAGCTGGAGGGGATTATTCC
Encoded proteins:
- the LOC114394671 gene encoding myb-related protein 340-like translates to MVAMKGSLATQKEWRKGPWIGEEDKLLCEYVSLHGEGRWSSVAKLTGLNRSGKSCRLRWVNYLRPGLKKAQLTPREEEMIIELHAILGNKWSTIAKYLPGRTDNEIKNYWRTHSGKRERSKHNKKLQRPKVKNVLKQLKQKQQHEQQPQEYDIKSSMSHEETENETKSFHTQNNNQQEILEMGFMYPTTIEHQYTVPSMHDGFSSTWQDTLADDGSWFSLWDFDEPQGFSDYVDQFGKCAMPNQTSFGAGGDYSMQNHVKTSCFVDTYDSLFYGKDMFV